From Catharus ustulatus isolate bCatUst1 chromosome 6, bCatUst1.pri.v2, whole genome shotgun sequence, a single genomic window includes:
- the ZC3H14 gene encoding zinc finger CCCH domain-containing protein 14: MEIGTEISRKIRGAIKGKLQELGAYVDEELPDYIMVMVANKKSQEQMTEDLSLFLGNNTIRFTVWLHGVLDKLRSVTTEPTSVKPSESSIFESNLPSSKSSSCVSDERRREDILPPLTVSSTRTERNDSRVSTSSQEQRNTASRQSCEDGSASRLTSTVKPLRELSPSEAVIDIKPEPDDLIDEDLNFVQENPLSRKKPIVTVTYGSSRPSAEIYRPPAVRSADGIAHVPRLSQQGNLQGSRQLDAQGCRSLETGQLCNPEVFGSLAEGHRPTSKLSTDKVGSEEESSRKRRLPVVSSVVKVKKFCNDGEDEEEEEDYGLRTGSISSSVSVPAKPERRPSLPPSKQANKNLILKAISEAQESVTKTTNFSTVPQKQTVPVAPRARISPEESQLEVIHGQSRLPVLSSQLQVEESKEQTVEEIQGIEQKELSCRLQIDPVIEDTLQVTQDYGDPESVVHSDTRSFILKKPKLPEDMVPQNQQLGLKGTDTVRVHSGRLIQTRDQLAQPEKPASPKFIVTLDGVPSPPGYLSDQEEEDMCIMEGLKPITQHMCAGKGLRGLQAQQMQIVTRHLENCDVEMEDLSMLQKQEKVPERCKYWPACKNGDECVYHHPTLPCKVFPNCKFADKCLFIHPNCKYDAKCTKPDCPYTHASRRTPHPSPKPAPLPTLSISSSSPLCKFFPACKKMECPFYHPKHCRFNTQCTRPDCTFYHPTVAVPPRHALKWTRTQISE; this comes from the exons ATGGAGATCGGCACCGAGATCAGCCGCAAGATCCGG GGTGCTATAAAAGGAAAGTTACAGGAGCTGGGGGCTTATGTTG ATGAAGAGCTCCCTGATTATATTATGGTTATGGTGGCCAATAAGAAGAGTCAAGAGCAAATGACAGAAgacctttcccttttccttggaAACAATACTATCAGGTTTACTGTCTG GCTCCATGGCGTTTTGGATAAGCTGCGATCTGTGACTACGG AGCCAACCAGTGTAAAACCTTCAGAATCTAGTATCTTTGAGAGCAACCTGCCTTCCAGCAAAAGCAGTTCCTGTGTGAGTGATGAAAGGAGACGTGAGGATATCTTGCCACCTCTTACAGTGTCAAGTACTCGGACTGAAAGAAATGACTCTAGAGTTTCAACCAGCtcacaggagcagaggaacaCTGCTTCCAG GCAGTCTTGTGAAGATGGTTCTGCATCCCGCTTAACATCTACTGTCAAGCCTTTGAGGGAATTGTCACCTTCTGAAGCTGTAATTGACATTAAACCTGAACCAGATGATCTAATTGATGAAGACCTAAACTTTGTGCAGGAGAATCCTTTGTCACGGAAGAAACCTATTGTGACTGTAACTTACGGTTCCTCTCGTCCCTCTGCCGAGATCTACCGGCCACCAGCCGTCAGGAGTGCAGATGGCATTGCACACGTGCCCAGATTGTCACAACAGGGCAACTTGCAGGGGAGCCGGCAGTTAGACGCACAAGGCTGCAGGTCTTTGGAAACTGGCCAGCTGTGCAATCCAGAAGTATTTGGCAGCTTAGCAGAAGGTCACAGACCCACCTCCAAACTCAGTACTGATAAAGTGGGCAGTGAG GAGGAAAGCTCCAGGAAGAGACGGCTGCCTGTTGTAAGCTCAGTAGTCAAAGTGAAAAAGTTCTGTAATGATGGagaagatgaagaggaagaggaagactACGGATTGCGAACAGGAAGCATCTCTAGCAGTGTGTCTGTACCTGCAAAGCCAGAAAGAAG aCCTTCATTGCCACCTTCAAAACAGGCCAACAAGAATTTAATACTGAAAGCAATCTCTGAAGCACAGGAATCAGTTACAAAAACGACCAATTTTTCCACTG TTCCACAGAAACAGACTGTTCCAGTTGCACCAAGAGCTCGAATTAGCCCAGAAGAATCACAGTTAGAAGTAATTCATGGGCAAAGCAGACTGCCTGTTCTGAGTTCTCAGCTTCAAGTAGAAGAGTCAAAGGAACAGACAGTTGAAGAAATTCAAG GAATTGAACAAAAGGAGCTCTCTTGTCGGCTTCAGATTGATCCTGTGATTGAAGACACCTTGCAAGTGACTCAGG ATTACGGTGACCCAGAATCTGTGGTCCACTCAGATACTCGCTCTTTTATCCTGAAGAAGCCCAAGTTACCAGAGGACATGGTGCCACAGaaccagcagctggggctgaagGGCACAGATACAGTGCGAGTTCACTCAGGACGTCTAATACAGACACG AGACCAGCTTGCGCAGCCGGAGAAACCTGCTAGTCCCAAGTTCATTGTGACTCTGGATGGCGTGCCCAGTCCACCAGGATATCTTTCTGATCAGGAGGAGGAAGATATGTGTATAATGGAAGGATTAAAGCCAATTACCCAGCACATGTGTGCTGGCAAAGGATTAAGAGGTCTTCAAGCCCAGCAGATGCAAATTGTAACCAGGCATCTGGAGAACTGTGATG TGGAAATGGAAGACTTAAGTATGCTACAAAAGCAGGAGAAGGTGCCAGAGCGCTGCAAGTACTGGCCTGCCTGTAAAAATGGAGATGAATGTGTGTACCATCACCCCACACTACCTTGCAA AGTTTTCCCTAACTGCAAGTTTGCTGATAAATGCCTGTTCATCCATCCAAACTGTAAATATGATGCGAAGTGCACTAAGCCAGACTGCCCTTACACTCACGCCAGTCGACGAACCCCCCATCCATCTCCTAAACCAG